The sequence GACGATCACGCCGTTCGTTATGCTGATCGCGCCCATAATACAACCACGGGCGCACAGTGGTTCGGCGCAATGCCTGCATGATACTGCAAAGCATATGTCTCCCGCCTCTTCAATGCGGATACGCGGATTGATGTGCACGTCTTTCAACGCTTTTACCATGTCCGTTTCATCCGAATTAGAAAACGCACAGTTATATTCGCACAAGTGGCATCCAAGGCACCATTTTTCGTCTACATAGATCCGTTTCATGTCCCTATTCTCCCGCGTATTTCACGCCCAATATGGTAAGTTCTTTCTCGTTAAGCCCGATACCGCGCAGCATGAGCCGGTTGCCCCGCAGCGCCTCGATGGAGTTGATCCCCATGCCGCCCATCATTTCCTTGATCTCGTGTCCCCACGCGCGCACGAGATTGACAAGCCGCTCGCTTCCAATATCCGGATTAAGGCGTTTTACAAGCGTCGGCTCCTGCGTCGCAATGCCCCAGTTACACTTGCCCGTCTGGCAGCTTCTGCACAGATGACAGCCGAGGGCCAATAGCGCGCCTGTGGCGATATATACCGCGTCCGCGCCTAGGGCAATCGCTTTGACAACGTCGGCGCTGTTACGAATGCTGCCGCCGGCGATGATGGATACGCTGTTACGGATCCCCTCTTCACGCAGCCGTTGATCCACGCTCGCGAGCGCGAGCTCAATCGGGATACCCACATTGTCGCGGATCCGTGTGGGCGCTGCGCCTGTTCCGCCGCGAAAGCCGTCGATCGCAATGATGTCCGCCCCGCTGCGCGCAATCCCCGAAGCGATCGCCGCCACATTGTGTACCGCCGCAATTTTAACGATTACCGGTTTTTTGTAATCCGTCGCTTCCTTGAGCGAATAGACAAGCTGCCGCAAATCTTCGATGGAATAAATATCATGGTGCGGCGCGGGCGAAATCGCGTCGCTCCCCTCGGGAATCATACGCGTGCGCGAAACGTCTCCCACAATTTTCTTGCCCGGCAAATGCCCGCCGATTCCAGGTTTTGCACCCTGTCCCATTTTGATCTCGATCGCCGCGCCCGCACTTAAATAGTCCTTGTGCACGCCGAACCTGCCCGAAGCTACCTGCACGATCGTGTTCGCGCTGTATTCGTAAAAGTCCTCGTGCAGGCCGCCCTCGCCTGTGTTATAAAGCGTATTGAGCTTACGCGCCGCACGCGCAAGGCTCGCATGCGCGTTATAGCTGATAGAGCCGTACGACATTGCCGAAAACAGTATGGGAACATCCAGTTCCAACTGCGGTGGCAGGTTATTGATTATATTGCCATTCCTGTCCCGTTCTATGCATTCAGGCTTTTTCCCCAAATAGGTCCGCGTCTCCATCGGCTCTCGCAAGGGGTCGATGGACGGATTCGTGACCTGGGAAGCATTGATCAGCAGCTTGTCCCAATATACGGGATAGGGCTTGGGATTGCCCATAGAGGAGAGCAGCACGCCGCCCGTTCCTGCCTGCCGGTAAAGCTCCTTGATGTTTTCTCCCGCCCAGTTCGCATTTTCCTTAAAAGTGTGGTCCGTCTTTATGATTTTCAGCGCGCGCGTTGGGCAAAGCGAAACGCACCTGTGGCAGTTGACGCACTTGCTGTCGTCGCTTTTCATCAGATTCAATTCCTCATCGTAACGATGTACCTCGTTTGCACACTGCCTTTCACACACACGGCATGCAATGCATTTGGCGGTATCGCGCACCACCTCATGATCCGGATATATAAAATTGATAGGCATATTACGCACTCTCCTTTGAGTTTTTTGCCTGGTCCTTGTCGTAAAGCGTAGCGATGACCGGTTCACCGCCCCTGGGAGACCATACCCTTTGCAGATCGTTTTGCACGGTACGTATCGCGCACTCCTCGCTTGCCACAAACAGCATATCGTCTTTTTCCGCCGCTACCAT comes from Christensenellaceae bacterium and encodes:
- a CDS encoding 4Fe-4S ferredoxin, coding for MKRIYVDEKWCLGCHLCEYNCAFSNSDETDMVKALKDVHINPRIRIEEAGDICFAVSCRHCAEPLCARGCIMGAISITNGVIVIDQDKCVGCCTCILMCPYGAVMPAGTGVMQKCELCMENAEGEPACVKGCPNRAIVFEEREA
- a CDS encoding glutamate synthase is translated as MPINFIYPDHEVVRDTAKCIACRVCERQCANEVHRYDEELNLMKSDDSKCVNCHRCVSLCPTRALKIIKTDHTFKENANWAGENIKELYRQAGTGGVLLSSMGNPKPYPVYWDKLLINASQVTNPSIDPLREPMETRTYLGKKPECIERDRNGNIINNLPPQLELDVPILFSAMSYGSISYNAHASLARAARKLNTLYNTGEGGLHEDFYEYSANTIVQVASGRFGVHKDYLSAGAAIEIKMGQGAKPGIGGHLPGKKIVGDVSRTRMIPEGSDAISPAPHHDIYSIEDLRQLVYSLKEATDYKKPVIVKIAAVHNVAAIASGIARSGADIIAIDGFRGGTGAAPTRIRDNVGIPIELALASVDQRLREEGIRNSVSIIAGGSIRNSADVVKAIALGADAVYIATGALLALGCHLCRSCQTGKCNWGIATQEPTLVKRLNPDIGSERLVNLVRAWGHEIKEMMGGMGINSIEALRGNRLMLRGIGLNEKELTILGVKYAGE